One genomic region from Augochlora pura isolate Apur16 chromosome 7, APUR_v2.2.1, whole genome shotgun sequence encodes:
- the LOC144473737 gene encoding protein FAM200A-like gives MLREIVQLDETTDITKLAQLLVYARYVYKESVEEELLFCRPMEDHTTGKDIYCKVDEFLKAEGLEWKNCYGICTDGARAMTGKNIGFKSFLQAAHYDHITFTHCLIHREALAAKKLAPELNDVLQDAVKIINLIKSHALNSRLFSNLCKDTDSNYTTLLLHAEVRWLSRGQSLRRLLLLKDEIEIILTERKCELAAFFQNDLWLSKLCYLSDIFAKLNDLNLSLQGKNFDIFTSNDKIEVLLKRSTFGKIT, from the exons ATGCtacgggaaatcgtccag tTGGACGAAACAACTGATATTACTAAATTGGCTCAGTTGTTAGTATATGCCAGGTACGTTTATAAAGAAAGCGTGGAGgaagaattgttattttgtcGTCCTATGGAAGACCATACTACAGGGAAAGACATATATTGTAAAGttgacgaatttttaaaagcagAAGGTTTagaatggaaaaattgctATGGAATATGCACAGATGGTGCAAGAGCGATGACGGGCAAAAATATTGgttttaaatcatttcttcAAGCTGCTCATTATGATCATATAACTTTTACTCACTGCCTTATTCACCGAGAGGCTCTTGCAGCAAAAAAATTAGCACCAGAATTGAACGATGTGCTTCAGGATGCTGTTAAGATCATAAATTTGATTAAGAGTCATGCCCTTAACAGCCGCTTATTTTCAAATCTCTGTAAGGATACGGATTCCAACTACACAACTTTGTTATTACATGCAGAAGTAAGATGGTTGTCAAGAGGTCAAAGTTTAAGaagattattgttattaaaggacgagatcgaaataattttaaccgaACGAAAATGTGAACTTGCTgctttttttcaaaatgactTATGGCTATCCAAGCTGTGTTATTTGTCAGATATTTTTGCGAAGTTAAACGATCTCAACTTGTCTCTTCAAGGAAAAAATTTCGATATATTTACttcaaatgataaaattgaagttttattaaaaagatcaACATTTGGAAAA atcACTTAA